Sequence from the Nerophis ophidion isolate RoL-2023_Sa linkage group LG10, RoL_Noph_v1.0, whole genome shotgun sequence genome:
TACTCGGATAGTTCGCATGGTGATTGCAGCACAACAatcatcttggcttggttgaccacttttttttttaaagcgctctaaaaacatccaaacacttcaattaaggttttatgtacacactgtgtgtatatatgtattgtagtaacAGGCACTTTCACAATAACATCTaatgatcattttaatcattcgGCGGCGTATTAATTGCAAAAACAAACCATGACTTTTGCAACAACTGATTACTGCTCACTGAAGACgtaatgagagccaacaaacataattaaacatCCCTTACTGTACAATTTCTCTCCATTGCTGGGTCTAAATTTATTGCAAAAGTTGACCAACTCGTCAGATTATCtcttcatccttctactatccaggtaagaggcattatttatgttgtagaataaaGTTTCGGGAACTTCGAGGAGTGAAAGCAGCTCTCTGCTCGCTGATGTCAACACAGCAGCACAAGCTGTTAGGTCTCGCTCTCATCACGGCGCCGCTAAAAATAGTtaatctgcgttagcgcttacaataaaaaaacagcgctaatacttggttatatttaagtcacgaaatgtaaatggagtattcttGGCGCTTTTGGATGATTATTTATTGCGTTTCATGGCAGGAAATAGAGGACCTCATTGGCTCAGCTTTAAGCGGACTTTGATTTAGCGTTATTTTTACGAGTTGGAAtgcattaaataaaatacatctgTTCTCATGTCGTTCATATTGATTGtgaatagaaagaaaaaaaagtgcagttcccttttaagatttactttacaaacttACTCTTTGCATCCAAAAAGCCTCATAAGTGTCGTAAGTCAGCAGTATTTTTCCCCCTCTTTCAATGCTTGAAATTTTACGAAAACTTCAGATCTGTCTATTTATATAAAGTTTGTATTATTGGTCTTTTTTATGCCTAATGGCATTTTTGTCAAATAACATTTTTATAAGGTGGAATTTCTACAAATAATTTGCAGAGTGGAGTATTTAAAGTTGGGTTTTTACAACcttgataggtcaataattcatactaTTGATTTTGATACAGTTGTAGTAAAACTAATTTTACAGTGCTTACTGAGCTAGAATGAGAGAAAAAGCAGACAGGAATTGTTTAAATTTATTGAGTTCACAAATATCTGCCTTGTTATATAGAACTGCCCAAGATTATTGTCATTGCATTTCAGCGGTCCAACTCATTTAGGCTCATTAAAGGGCTACAAATCATGCTCATAGTTTTCTGGCTCCGTTTGATGGTTAAGGGGCATAATTACaccaaaacaatatttaaaagtaTGTTTTTCAATTAACAAAATTAGTATCTATTcggttttcatgtaaaaaaaaaatcatagtaatAAACCAGGATTACAGTCTCTTAAAAAGAGCAATTATAATGGGAGTCAATGGTGCCACAGCAAATTAAGATAATTAATTTGTTATACCCTATTGTATCCttgttgcaaatacaaaaaaatgcaattttatcaAAACATAAAGACTTGTGAAAATCTTCCTGGCAACAGGTCAAACTTATAACTGAATCATGATATCGCATAAGGAACACATGCAATGCTTGTTTTTGGGCCCTATGGTTGTACATGGGTTAATTAGCTGCCCACAATGTTAGAAGTGTGTTGCCCAAAATCTAGTGCACCTATTGTTTAGTATGTCACGTAACAGATGTTATTTTTGATAAATAACATCTGTTACGTGCAAGTGTTTCTTGTTAGAATTATGTGGTAAATTATCACATACTTCTAACTAGAAACACTTGCACCAAGGGATGGGAATTGGTtcccagtgtatcaattcctCGGAATCGCTtgccttttttttcaaacaattccCTTAACGATTCTTGCGGGGCGAGAATGAGGACATTACCCAACATGGCGTGCAGGTCATGGAAACACTCCAAAGTCTGGCtttattttacaggaaaaaatagCAACAGCgccatatgtaataattgcaAGGCTGTAAGTTCATCAAGAAAAGGACATGcgagcaataaatacaaatgaatgTTGCATTTTTGAACCACGGCAATCTCATCCCAGCAGCAGTATGCCTAGCACGTCATCCGAGTACAACAGGTATTAACTTGGCCTATAATATTAGCGCTATTATTTGTTCAATTGAAATGAATGTGTAACCTATACATGctacaaatcatccatccatctatttataccgcttattccctttggggtcacggggggcgcttgtgcctatctcagctacaatcgggcggaaggcggtgtacaccctggacaattcaccacctcatcgcagggccaatacagatagacagacaaaattcacactcacattcacacactagggccaatttagtgttgctaatcaacctatccccaggtgtatgtctttggaagtgggaagaagctggagtacccggagggaacccacgcaatcacggggagaacatgcaaacttcacacagaaagatcccgagcccggtattgaaccctgactactcaggaccttcgtattgggaggcagacgcactaacccctcttccaccgtgaagcccgctacaAATCAATACAAAGTAAAtggggtgttatgggctaggaacagaagactagaGTTTGGACTCGGAGAGAGAAGGTAGAGCTCGAATTGCAGTTTGGTTGGCACCGTGTATTAAagaattagtgatggacagcagatgTATACACGACAATGACTTAAATGGCCATTCAACGTGAGAGCAATCGAATAGAAAACagttactatatacatatatacaatttcaaTTCAATTATTTAATGTCTCCGGATCTTGTTTAAATCTCAGCTCAGATAAGAAAGTTCTTGGAGAAAGGTTTTGGAGAGAGTAAagcagtacagtccatgtgctgcGGTTTAGGGTGAAAATGTGTAGAGGGTTGGCTCGACAGCCTCCTACCTGCCCAGACACAACAGGTGGTGGGGTTCCTGGCTGGAATCTCCCAAGAACCATCCTTGGACTAGattctttttttccccttaaCTCGCCGTCATAAAGAAAAGCCTGGCCAACTCCGCTTCTACAGTTGCACACACAGCTCAATGACAAAAAATCCAGTGCTGGTAGTCAGCTCTCGGAGCAGAAATACAATCTGCCTCCCCTCACGTGCGGTCTAATGGCCAAATTCTGCTCCCGGCTTATAAGCGCAGCTGATTGGACCGCgacggtcacgtgactaggaagaGCGCGCAGTGCTCAAAGAGTAATAGTGAGCAAGACCCTAATAGTCTCCGCAAAAGTATGGAATTGACACCTGCGTTACAAATGCTttctcatttagatgagcatGGCTACGAGGTGGGCAGCACTCGCTCCAGTTCACGAATGTCAGCGAGCAgcgactaagtttgtggtcaaaatgttgcaaccATTTGCCACAGTAGACACTCCTTTTTTACCCgtaggtgaatgttcaattgtCGTAACTTTTCCTTCCACCAGATTTTCACTCGGGTCATTCCCATAATACACGTGAACGCAACAAATTAGAATATGCTGTAAAAGTCCTTTTATGTCAGCAATTAACTTCAAAtatgaaactaatatgtgatattaacttattacatgcaaagtggGATATGTCGAGCCTTCATTTGTTGTGACTTTAATGATGATGGCTTACAGTTTTGGAAACTTTACATTTTGAGATTTTCATTTCAAGGGTTTCATAAACTAAGTCATAATCATCATTATAATTAAGACTTGAATATCAATTTCTTATATTTTAAGAACGTTTTTTTTATGCTGTatgcctcttaagacctcactgtaggctttgtaaggtcatgttacTTCTAAATCAAACAAACTAGTCCacctttttgttcttttttccaaAACAGAATCGATAATAGGAAAAATCTTATAAATTTTCATCCTTCATTTGCATCGCTATGTGATCACAAGAAATACTTCTGGTTTTACAATGCAGCCCGTTTATGTCGACCCCTTTAAGATAGGACTGACTGGCTAACATCGACACAAGGTGTGTCGACATAACCGTAACTTGTCatcagagaaaagaaaaaaaggaatatTTTTTGTCACTGCCACCAGATTCCCTGCAAACATGTCTTCTGCTACGAGTGTGCTTTGCTGCATGAGAAGAAAGGAGACAAGATGTGTCCCGGGTGAGACATCTGACAGAAAGATCATGTCCACCCTTGCATAGAAGTGTTTTTTCATAACCCTGCTTTGTTTCTAGTCTGACCATGTACAGCTGCACGGACGCAGTGCAGCGCATCGAGCAGTGCCAGCGTGGTTCTCTCTACATGTGCAGCATCGTGTCAGGATGCAAGCGCACTTACCTGTCTCAGCGGGACCTGCAGGCCCACGTCAACCATCGGCACCTGAGGGCCGCCAAGTCGTCCTCCGGCCGCCAGGACCCCATGCACATGCCCCCCTCTTCCGACATCCCCGAGAGGTTCCGAGTTCCTCCACCGCATATGACCAAAAACCATGTCCACCTCCCCAACCCGCTGCAGCACGGCGGCCACGACCCTTATGGTCAGCCGCCGCCTCCTCACGACGGCCCTCCTCCCGCCCACGGCCCCGAGACTTACCGCATTGCCACGGTGACCACACGCAAACACAGCAATCTCATCACCGTGCCCATCCAGGACGATTCCAGGGAGCCGATGCCGGGCCCGGGTCAACCCCCACATCACCGGCCGGGTGACTATCCTGGCCAGCCGCCTGTTGTGTCCCACGCTCACCACATGATGGCGCCACCCCAGCAGCACTTTGGTCCCCCTCCTCCACCACCACCCATTAGCCACCCCATGCAGCACCCTCCCCAGCACCCTCCCCAGGTGTACAACCAGGCCCCACCTCCTTCCATGTCTACAGCCCCACCTCCGATCACCCCACCACCCGGGCACATCATGGGTCAGATGCCCCCATACATGAACCACCCTCCCCCAGGACCTCCACCGCAACACAGCGGACCCCCAGTAAACGCCCCCCCGCCTCATCACTACAATCCCAACTCCATGCAGCAGTTCCCCGAAGACCAGGGCACTCTGAGCCCACCTTTCAACCAACCCGGGGGTCTCAGTCCTGGAATGTGGCCCGCACCAAGAGGGCCGCCGCCGCCTCGGATGCAGGGGCCACCTCCCGGGCCCGGACCACACCACCCAGATCAAGGGCGCTACCGACCTTACTATCAATAACGTGATGGATGGTGTTCATACCACTCGTATTAAGAAATGTGATGCTAGACCTCAGGGTTACAGGATGTAGGACTTTTATTCTGGTCAAACTGCCACGAGAGTGCGCTGCATTTGAGTTACTTGAAAAGAGCAGGAACATCCCCAGAtcccttttaaaaaaataattgcttACCGTGCATTTTCTGTATGCCATCTGATCTTGGTACTTAACTTTGAAAGGTGTTTAGCATTAACAATTCATCATCGATAGAAATGCCAATGACTTATTTTTCAAAGAAAATAAGCATTCCAAGAAAACTGAGATTACTGTTGATATCCAAGCTTGTGTTGCAGAGATTTTTGTCAGATTTGATTTTAAGTGAATTTCAGGAATAAACTCGTGGTTGGCAACTAAAAGACTTACCTGTGCTGATTGTCTCCgctctttttttttccatcaggatcatttttagaaaaataagtatggataatatatggaaaatattgcaCAGTTTTTCTTATATGTACGTACACAGCACACGTgtcactatacatatatatatatatatacactttttatGAGGGCGTGATTTAGTAGCTAAGGTTAAAATGGCTGTCAGTACAAAGAAATCCTCCATATTGCTCATTGTCACACTTCTAAGTGAAAAGTCATGTCAGAACATTTATTTCAACTGTATTCTACCAACAGTTTGATTCAACcagccataaaaaaaaaagtcgccCACAGACTTtcacacacgcacattcacacacgaggtgGAGAAacgggtatttaaaaaaaaaaaaaaaaagcattagtCACATTAATACAGAAACCAATGGCACATTGAAATACTAAATTAAAAAAGCGGTGCTTGCGGAACATTTCTTGAGGGAGACATTAAATAAATTACGACTATAAACGTTACATACAAATCTGGAGTAGTATATACAAAAGAGTTAAAATGCTTAAAGACAGCAGAATATTTTACATAGCGAATGGGTGGGGATGGTATTAACAAGTGTGCATTGTGAAGTAATGGACGACAGGTGGAAGAGTGAtttcactcacaaacacacacaaggtgaGCAGACACGTCAAGGAAAAATTCCAGTATTTTGAAGAAGTTCTTGCGCTCTAAATGACAATTTCTGCTTGTGTTGCCTTCAGAGTCTTGCACTTTAGTGAGGAAAATCAGCAACCAGAACAGACATGTCCTTTCATAACACTGCTGTTTATGTCCTTCGTCTTAAAACAAAAATCTAGTGGTTTGCGTAAAGGAGGGAAGTCCACTTTGTAAACGCTGTCCATGGCGACCTTCACAGTATTTCTCTGGTACTGGCGTCAGATTGTGGTAAAGACAAAAAACATATCCTTCATGAACCGTCATGGGAGTATAAAAAAGAGGGGCGTTTactggagtaaaaaaaaaaacagaccgcCGCTCCTCCGTCATTCCTCCCCGGAGTGTTTTTACGTAAAGCAAGAAGAGGGCGTTAAGTAAGATTTCACAGGAGGATCAGGAAGAATCTTCATGCCGTGGAATGTTGAgtcttatttttcttctttttcttaatTTATAACAAAAACGTACTTCCCACACAGTTCAGAACGAGCACGCAGACGCTCGCTCTCACATCCCGTCTAGGCGTCCGACAGGCAACTCTGAACGCTGTCCATCCATAACTGAGCATTGAGGCTGTCCTTGGCACAGAAGTTGTACACTCGTTTGGTTGTCTTCAGCTGGGGGGGACACACGTACAAAAGGTCAATATTAGGACAGTAGACTATCAAAAAAATTTAGAATTTTTGTAActattgaaacaaaaattgatctgtttggccacaataccggcaatatgtttggaggataaaaggtgaggccttaagtcgcaggaacaccaaccctaccgtcaagcatggcggCGGTAGTACTATCCTCTGGGCCCGTTTAgctgccagtggaactggtgctttacacagAGTAAGTggtacaatgaaaaaggaagattatctccaaattattcaggatgACCTAAAGTCATCAACcaaaaggttgggtcttgggcgcagttgggtgttctaacagtacaatgaccccaaacacacgtcgaaagtggtaaaggaatggcaaaatcaggttagaattaaggttttagaatggccttcttaaatgtgtggacaatactgaagaaacaagtccatgtcagaaaacaaaaaaatttagctgaactgcaccaattttctcaaaaggagtggtcaaaaaaatcaaccagaaacttgccagaagcttgtgaatggctaccaaaagcaccttattgcagtgaaacttgccaaaggacatgtaaccaaatattaacattgctgtatgtatacttttgacccagcagatttggtcacattttcagtagacccttaataaattcataaaacaaccaaacttcatgaatgttttttgtgaccaacaagtatgtgctccaatcactctatcacaaaaaaaaataagagttgtagaaatgattggaaactcaagacagccatgacattatgttcttcacaagtgtatgtaaacttttgaccacaactgtgtgtgtgtgtgtgtgtgtgtgtgtatatatatatatatatatatatatatatatatatatatatatatatatatatatatatatatacacacacacatatatatgtatatgtatatatatatgtatatatatatatatacacatgtatatatatacatatatatatatatatatatatatatatatatatattagggctgggcaaagattaaaatttttaatcgaagttaatcgcactagttctccgattaatcacgattaactgcattgtatacgcaaagcccaataatgaattcaaaagtacaGTTCAGTGCacatttattggaatattctcccacatgaacaaaagcaccaaaacatttgttgtgcaaacacaatttaaatcagtacttgttaaacagtagcagttaaatagcatattttatgaaaatcaactcaaaaaatgtaaatacaaacatttaagcttattgccactgccagggtttttaagttatcctgtttgttatggaaaataaatataatctacatacaaatctctgagccacaatcataacatctgaacaggcaatttctgaggtaacagcagaaacatttttttatcagggatcttatgtttaaaaaaaactatattataggtagtgggctgttttagggaatttttgatcaaattatccgtagtagcaatattaataatgttgtgtttattctgcgtagtgcacttaaaataattacgaccatatctaggaattgatatgatgggaattttccgattgtttgcttggtgctttgatatactgaacgcatcatatacatggtactatattgtgatgttatgagccagggaataaaagaactaccctacccagcatgcaacagaagtgacgagcatgcgcggtagcccggtataggttgtgtcgccatgacggcatattgtatgttgtaatatgcacgctctgaaagcaaacgttaagaactcagccaacactcctcgtctgcattattgataaatagacagacaacacatatactccgctgcttcacaggccgctggatatagccggcaaagtattcccatgctagctagccggtctagcaagcgcgcgtcattcagtccaaaacggcccgatctatccacattcagaattgtctggcggtcgtaagtgatcccggagtgaccacgctgtaagccagccatgaaatttgcagaattgtccggtatttttgccgaatgttccatctttaccaagagcccctcggcGCCACCATCTTGTTAAGAATAGGCGTTAACAAAAAAAAGcacgtaaacaacatacgcaaatgcgcgatgaaataattgtcggcgttaatagattgatgagttaacgcgtaattaacgcattaacttgcccacccctaatacacatatatatatatatatatatatatatatatatatgtatatatatatatatatatatacatacatacatacatacatacatacatacatacatacatatatacatacatacatacagttgtgatcaaaattattgaacccccacacaattttggtgttttagcaagttggacatttattccgtattttgtttatagtcatatcaaataaagatgtgtcaaatagacaaatgcaacttaaattgtaacactatattttacaaaataccaaaaaaggacattttgcttaatatgtcattgacaaaattattcaaccccctagttacatgcatctttagtatttAGTAggacaccctttggcagtaattacatccttcaaacgtgatacataaccagacacaagcttcttgcaatgatctacaggtattttagcccattcctcttgggcaaaggcctccagttcattcatattcttgggcttgcatgatgcaactgccttcttcaagtcccaccacagcttttctataggatttaggtctggcgactgtgaaggccactccagagtcttccagcccttcttctgcaaccactctgatgttgatttggaggtatgcttgggatcgttgtcctgttggaaggtccaacgtctcctaagcctcagcttcgtcactgacttcatgacatttgcagctaatatatcctggtaggaaatagaattcataatgccttgaacgcgctggagattcccggtacctgaggcagagaaacggccccagagcatgattgaccccccaccatgcttaacagtaggcaaggtgttcttctctttgtaagcttcattttttctcctccagacataacgttgattcataggcccaaagaattccacttttgtctcatcactccaaagaacagcttcccaaaacctttggggtttgtccagatgatttttggcatactggagtctacttttcttgtgcctggtagtcagaagtggggtgcgcctgggagttctggcatggaggcctttatctcgtagtgcacgccttattgtctgggacgaaacctgcgttccaccctctgcaatgtcctgttgtagatcctcagctgttacccggggggttttcaccactgtacgcacacagcatcttctttctaccacgcccaggtagtgtttccactgtgctttCAGcattaaacttgcgaattatgctcccaactgtgtctcttggaatgtgtaatgtctttgctattttcttatatccatatcctttcttatgaagagaaattacctccctggagttcaccatgttgcaaatacaccattgaccatctacaagaagctgagcgtcacagtctttttcaatcagtttaattgttgctcgttatggttctaatcacatctacagatgttttcaacacctgattgaaaagaccttattcaaattctgttcttaagagttatgatcttcaaggggttgaataattttgtccatgagatattaagaaaaatgtccttttttggtattttgtaaaatacagtattACAATTTAAGTAGCATTTGTCTATtcgacacatctttatttgatatgactataaacaaaatacggaattaatgtccaacttgctaaaacaccaaaattgtgtgggggttgaataattttgatcacaactgtatgtatgtatgtatgtatgtatatatgtatatatatatatacatatatatatattaggggtgggcaagttaatgcgttaattacgcgttaactcatcaatctattaactgtatatatataatatatatacacatatatataaaaaaatatatatatatacaaactaacatgtgtgtgtatatatatatatatatatatatgcatatgtaggtgtgtgtatatatatatatatatatatacacacacacatgtatgtatgtattttgtgtgtgtgtgtgtatatatatatatgtatatatatatatgcatatgtaggtgtgtgtgtgtatatatatatgtatatatatatatatatatatatacatacacacacatgtatgtatgtatgttgtgtttgtgtgtgtatatatatatatatatatatatatatatatatatatgcatatgtaggtgtgtgtgtatatatatatatacacacacacatgtatgtatgtatgtatgttgtgtgtgtgtatatatttatgtatatatatatatgcatatgtaggtgtgtgtgtatatatatatatatatatatatacatatatatatatatatacacacacatgtatgtgtgtatgttgtgtgtgtgtgtgtatatatatatatatatatatatatatatatatatatatatacacacacacacacatacacacccctacacatgtatatacattggggcaaaaaagtttttagtcagccaccgattgtgcaagttctcctaccatcataggtacacttcaactgtgagagacagaatgtgaaaaaaaaatacaggaattcacattgtaggattttt
This genomic interval carries:
- the LOC133560590 gene encoding E3 ubiquitin-protein ligase Hakai-like, which produces MDQSDNDLQGSDGSGSLGGPDVRRRIPIKLISKQPLRIKPPPRVQRPGNRPLKSDSVVDDNFGFKPDARFDCGAKAGDVSVVQRRYPQPLFWDYKLNLIGERDEVPIHFCDKCGLPIHLYGRMIPCKHVFCYECALLHEKKGDKMCPGLTMYSCTDAVQRIEQCQRGSLYMCSIVSGCKRTYLSQRDLQAHVNHRHLRAAKSSSGRQDPMHMPPSSDIPERFRVPPPHMTKNHVHLPNPLQHGGHDPYGQPPPPHDGPPPAHGPETYRIATVTTRKHSNLITVPIQDDSREPMPGPGQPPHHRPGDYPGQPPVVSHAHHMMAPPQQHFGPPPPPPPISHPMQHPPQHPPQVYNQAPPPSMSTAPPPITPPPGHIMGQMPPYMNHPPPGPPPQHSGPPVNAPPPHHYNPNSMQQFPEDQGTLSPPFNQPGGLSPGMWPAPRGPPPPRMQGPPPGPGPHHPDQGRYRPYYQ